In a single window of the Botrytis cinerea B05.10 chromosome 12, complete sequence genome:
- the Bcaro7 gene encoding Bcaro7, which yields MILGNFIMDAAIDLSDASKALDLANIRFQLIRLEDTITFHLIERVQFPLNPTIYIPSALPLPNTTLSFLDWLLHSRETLDSLIRRFQSPDEYPFFPDALKTPILQPLHYPTILHPNTVNVNAQIKDHYISTFLPQACLQTGRSDRGEREENYGSAATCDINCLQALSRRIHFGKFVAESKFRAEEAAFTQMILAGDREGLGRAITNEKVELQVLERLRLKARTYGTDPSLSNGNAKGEEPQGKINVEAVEGLYRDFVIPLTKVVEVEYLMQRLDNKE from the exons ATGATACTTGGCAATTTTATCATGGATGCAGCAATCGATCTTTCAGATGCTTCTAAAGCTCTCGATTTGGCTAATATCCGTTTTCAACTCAT CCGTCTCGAAGACACCATAACCTTCCACCTAATCGAACGAGTCCAATTCCCCCTCAACCCCACCATCTACATCCCATCCGCGCTCCCCCTCCCAAACACCACGCTCAGTTTCCTCGACTGGCTCCTCCACTCGCGCGAAACCCTCGACTCTCTAATCCGACGCTTCCAATCCCCTGACGAATATCCCTTCTTCCCAGACGCTCTCAAAACCCCCATCCTCCAACCGCTCCACTACCCCACCATCCTCCACCCCAACACCGTCAACGTCAACGCCCAGATCAAAGACCACTACATCAGCACCTTCCTGCCGCAAGCCTGCCTGCAAACCGGACGCTCCGACCGCGGCGAACGCGAGGAAAACTACGGCTCCGCCGCAACCTGCGACATCAACTGTCTGCAAGCGCTCTCGCGACGCATCCACTTTGGCAAATTTGTAGCCGAGTCGAAATTCCGCGCCGAGGAGGCCGCCTTTACTCAAATGATCCTCGCGGGCGATCGCGAGGGCCTGGGCCGCGCAATCACGAACGAGAAGGTGGAATTGCAGGTTTTGGAAAGACTGAGATTGAAGGCGCGTACGTATGGCACGGATCCCAGTTTGAGTAATGGGAATGCGAAGGGCGAGGAACCGCAGGGGAAAATTAATGTCGAGGCGGTGGAGGGCTTGTATAGGGATTTTGTGATTCCGTTGACGAAGGTGGTGGAAGTGGAGTATTTGATGCAGAGATTGGATAATAAGGAGTAG
- the Bcbcp1 gene encoding Bcbcp1, with protein MVKKRVRDPEELPDAPVHSAGEDNDNDSGSDGEDILNVDFEWFNFREIDFHGVKSLIRQLFDVDSQLLDLSGLADEVVKQDTIGSTVKVDGEGTDAYAFMTVLNVHRGNREGGEVSEAVRGLRAYLVGQMVEGGKIQQVVGGGGKLGGDVGVVLAERLINVPSEVAPPMYGMLVDEIEAAVEDKEPYEFAYYLVVSRGYREVESRLDREEQGPKSKKSKGKGKSSGEVFYFHPEDEVLKRFSCAYEEFEYKKDEGEGMADSKRAFQEMGIRAVGELILIEKAKWEECVKALGEYLGAPN; from the exons ATGGTTAAGAAAAGAGTTCGCGATCCGGAAGAACTTCCTGATGCGCCTGTTCACAGTGCAGGAGAGgacaatgataatgatagTGGAAGTGAT GGCGAGGATATCCTCAACGTCGATTTCGAATGGTTCAATTTCCGGGAGATCGATTTCCACGGCGTCAAAAGCTTGATTCGCCAATTGTTCGATGTGGATAGTCAGCTGTTGGATCTGAGCGGGTTGGCAGACGAGGTCGTCAAACAGGATACCATTGGGAGCACGGTGAAGGTGGATGGGGAGGGCACGGATGCGTATGCGTTTATGACGGTGTTGAATGTGCATCGGGGGAATcgggaggggggagaggtgAGCGAGGCGGTTCGCGGGCTGAGGGCTTATTTGGTTGGTCAGATGGTGGAGGGGGGGAAGATTCAGCAGGTTGTGGGCGGAGGCGGCAAGCTGGGCGGGGATGTCGGCGTCGTGTTGGCGGAGAGACTGATTAATGTTCCGTCCGAGGTGGCGCCGCCGATGTATGGCATGTTGgtggatgagattgaggCGGCGGTCGAGGACAAGGAACCGTATGAGTTTGCGTATTATCTGGTTGTGTCGAGGGGGTATCGAGAGGTGGAGTCGAGGTTGGATCGGGAGGAGCAGGGCCCGAAAAGCAAGAAGAGtaaggggaagggaaagtCGAGTGGAGAGGTGTTTTACTTTCATCCCGAGGATGAGGTGTTGAAGAGGTTTAGCTGCGCGTACGAGGAGTTTGAGTATAAGAAGGATGAGGGCGAGGGTATGGCGGATAGTAAGAGGGCGTTTCAGGAAATGGGCATTAGAGCGGTGGGAGAATTGATCTTGATTGAGAAGGCGAAGTGGGAGGAATGCGTTAAAGCGTTGGGGGAGTATCTGGGTGCGCCTAATTAA
- the Bcpio7 gene encoding Bcpio7, whose product MSSNVDQQLHENHERFHEGKENSHQALDSKDERSIANKLAREEQREHEPEEMSKEDKAAKQDATLPAKMHGNDPSRGATIDQQLREEEEAELKRKGKA is encoded by the exons ATGAGCTCAAACGTCGATCAACAACTCCACGAGAACCACGAGCGATTCCACGAGGGAAAGGAGAACAGCCATCAAGCCCTCGACTCCA AGGATGAGAGATCCATCGCAAACAAGTTGGCTCGTGAGGAGCAACGTGAGCATGAACCCGAGGAGATGAGCAAGGAGGACAAAGCCGCAAAGCAAGATGCTACCCTCCCA GCCAAGATGCACGGCAATGACCCAAGCAGAGGTGCCACAATCGACCAACAgttgagagaggaagaggaggctgagttgaagaggaagggaaaggctTAA
- the Bcvps15 gene encoding Bcvps15, whose translation MGQGFSLTTLSAGSAGIDVPELSDLVYEKSMGTARFMKSIRARSQDGVVLVKVVVKPYAMDLKKYRKKIVRERKALADVPNALPYQRIVETETNGYLVRQYLYSSLYDRMSTRPFLEDVEKKWLAFQLLCAIRDCHARDVFHGDIKTENTLVTSWNWLYLSDFSSSFKPTNLPEDNPADFSYYFDTAGRRTCYLAPERFLATGETPDPKAPITWAMDVFSVGCVIAELFTEAPIFTLSQLYQYRRGEYDPVTSLLNRITDKDVRDMVSHMIQLSPESRYSAEEYLQFWRKKVFPDYFYSFLHQYMGLITDPSSGRAPISGSSTNLGEADERIDRIYYDFDKISYFLGYENEKPTPASKSISTGTGLQPIPVHLNIPNNEHFASALGRRPIDDGTLIFLTLVVSSMRNTARATAKVRACDILLAFAERLTDEAKLDRVLPYIMTLLTDKSELVKVTAIRTITQLLALVTVVSPINAHVFPEYILPRMQIFLPGSPTEPGPLVRATYAACIGSLATSASKFLDMVATLRSDGSLPPTDPDADDANSKDSPFQGLFDTARDELIEVFEGHTKALITDSDTAVKRAFLGSVPELCMFFGTADSNDIILSHLNTYLNDRNWMLKCAFFETIVGVATFLGGISLEEFILPLMVQALTDSEDFVVRSVLHSFADMAQLGLFQRSKIWEMVDVVSRFTMHPNIWIREAAVNFISSATIFLSSADILCIILPLVRPYLKTGVNDYSEITLLDALKKPLSRAVLDMSINWANKVDRGIFWKPVNQLRTFSFNSSSFVPTVTSKESGHHTLSRIPKNEEDEQWLAKLRNIGMGHEDEAKLIALREYIWRLAPSKVREVPTHPTYLNNVINLRSFNITPQTVMFDEQITEEPPRKINNGSEINGEQHSIADALLDASMTIDDSIARRKLSAMNRHKSKAGLPITTNGLEPHSPTLSPAFLSPTDTSTPRSSMTPRKGSLVRPGSSDTSGQVSDDGTASLLGATSIESGDTIRGIRHKSSAMTLMNRKESGKSVPETSTTSTNAFGKVEGPFSQPPPQSLSINLAKDQNASTNNEIRFRAAHTYSGNDPNILKMLDAMYVDNYPNDIAEFGPMIAPSSRRRAINKNSNQAGDKPWRPEGSLVATFAEHIGPIHHIAVAPDHVFFLTGGDDGCVKVWDTGRLERNIAHRSRQTHKHADGAKVTALCFVEHTHSFVSCGSDGSINVVKVDFVQSGGVGRYSKLRLLREYKLPKDEFAIWAEHFKLETNSILLIATNRSRVLAIDLRAMTILYVLENPVHHGTPTCFCVDKKRNWLLLGTSHGILDLWDLRFKVRLKAWGVPGSTSIYRIRIHPTRGRGRWVCVAGGSGQGEITVWDVEKTQCREVYRSGSSREAPKNYEPWPVDEDRPEGMLGRFAGALEPTASVPNYGIRAMIAGTDANDDNRDGKYGFVITGGSDRKIRFWDLSRVESSMVLSGLETDELKPSYTSSHPTPILTLNHERVPRQAPTAPNAGTRDKGNDGGRPEASSRGNGKAPRSTIISLQGHQLLRAHLDSILDVALLESPYGMVVSVDRGGVIFVFQ comes from the exons ATGGGTCAAGGTTTCTCCCTCACGACGCTCTCGGCGGGCTCTGCAGGTATTGATGTGCCAGAACTCTCGGATTTGGTTTACGAAAAGTCTATGGGAACTGCCCGATTTATGAAAAGCATTCGCGCTCGTAGCCAAGATGGAGTTGTACTTGTCAAGGTTGTCGTCAAGCCTTATGCCATGGATCTCAAGAAGTATAGGAAGAAGATAGTCC GAGAACGAAAAGCCCTGGCTGATGTCCCAAATGCACTCCCCTATCAACGTATCGTCGAGACCGAGACGAATGGTTATCTTGTCCgacaatatttatatagctCCTTATACGATCGCATGAGTACAAGACCTTTTCTAGAAGATGTCGAGAAGAAATGGCTTGCATTTCAGCTTTTGTGCGCCATTCGTGACTGTCATGCGAGAGATGTGTTCCATGGAGATATAAAGACGGAGAATACATTAGTGACCTCATGGAATTGGTTGTATCTGTctgatttctcttcttccttcaagCCAACAAATTTACCGGAAGATAATCCTGCAGATTTCTCCTATTATTTCGATACTGCCGGACGAAGAACGTGCTATCTAGCCCCGGAAAGGTTTTTGGCGACTGGAGAAACGCCAGATCCCAAAGCGCCGATAACTTGGGCTATGGATGTCTTTAGTGTCGGTTGTGTGATAGCAGAACTTTTTACAGAAGCTCCTATTTTCACATTGAGTCagttatatcaatatcgcaGAGGAGAGTACGATCCAGTTACCTCGTTGCTCAATCGAATAACAGATAAAGATGTGCGAGACATGGTCTCGCATATGATACAATTGAGTCCTGAATCTAGATACTCAGCAGAAGAATATTTGCAattttggaggaagaaggttTTTCCAGATTACTTTTACAGTTTTTTACATCAATACATGGGTTTGATTACCGATCCATCATCAGGAAGAGCGCCAATATCTGGGTCATCGACAAATCTTGGTGAGGCCGATGAACGTATTGATCGTATCTACTACGACTTTGATAAGATTTCTTACTTCTTAGGCTATGAGAATGAAAAACCAACACCAGCTTCCAAGAGTATATCTACGGGAACAGGCTTACAACCAATTCCTGTACATCTCAATATACCGAACAATGAGCATTTTGCTTCGGCTCTTGGTAGACGACCTATAGATGATGGGACTTTGATTTTTCTAACATTAGTTGTATCTTCAATGCGAAATACTGCGAGAGCCACCGCAAAAGTTCGAGCTTGCGATATATTACTAGCTTTTGCCGAAAGATTGACTGATGAAGCAAAACTCGACCGGGTTCTACCATACATTATGACTTTACTTACGGATAAATCAGAGCTTGTGAAAGTAACAGCCATTCGAACGATAACCCAACTTTTGGCTCTTGTTACAGTGGTCTCACCTATAAATGCACACGTATTTCCAGAATACATCTTGCCACGAATGCAAATATTTCTTCCAGGTTCACCTACAGAACCAGGACCTTTAGTAAGGGCGACCTATGCAGCCTGTATAGGAAGCCTTGCTACTTCTGCCTCTAAGTTTCTGGATATGGTTGCAACTTTGAGGTCAGATGGTTCACTGCCCCCTACGGATCCAGATGCCGACGATGCTAATAGCAAGGATTCTCCATTTCAAGGGTTGTTTGACACAGCTCGAGATGAGCTTATTGAAGTCTTTGAAGGACATACAAAGGCTTTGATTACGGATAGCGACACTGCTGTCAAGAGAGCTTTTCTAGGATCTGTGCCGGAGCTATGTATGTTTTTCGGCACAGCAGACTCGAATGACATTATTTTGAGTCACCTAAATACTTACTTGAACGACCGAAATTGGATGTTGAAGTGTGCTTTCTTCGAGACCATTGTTGGGGTCGCAACTTTCTTAGGCGGTATCAGCCTTGAAGAATTCATACTGCCGTTAATGGTTCAAGCTCTGACAGATTCTGAAGATTTTGTAGTAAGGAGTGTTCTTCACTCATTTGCTGACATGGCACAGTTGGGTTTGTTCCAACGATCCAAGATTTGGGAAATGGTAGATGTGGTCAGTCGCTTCACAATGCATCCTAACATTTGGATAAGAGAGGCAGCAgtgaattttatttcatcgGCAACCATTTTTCTGTCCAGTGCTGATATTTTATGCATCATCTTACCACTCGTCCGTCCGTATCTCAAGACAGGGGTCAATGATTACTCGGAGATCACATTACTTGATGCTTTGAAGAAGCCACTATCGAGGGCAGTCCTTGATATGTCTATCAATTGGGCTAACAAAGTGGATAGAGGAATATTTTGGAAACCTGTGAATCAGTTACGAACTttctcttttaattcaaGCAGTTTTGTGCCCACAGTCACATCTAAAGAGTCTGGTCATCATACTTTATCCAGAATAccaaaaaatgaagaagatgaacaaTGGCTGGCAAAACTTCGAAACATAGGAATGGGTCACGAAGATGAAGCAAAGTTGATCGCTCTGAGAGAGTATATATGGCGTCTTGCACCTTCTAAAGTCAGAGAAGTTCCAACACATCCAACCTATCTCAACAATGTCATCAATCTCCGAAGTTTCAACATTACACCACAAACAGTGATGTTTGATGAACAGATTACAGAAGAACCACCTCGCAAAATAAACAATGGCTCAGAGATCAATGGAGAGCAACACTCTATCGCCGATGCTTTACTTGATGCTTCCATGACTATCGATGATTCAATCGCTAGAAGAAAACTCTCTGCGATGAATAGGCATAAATCGAAAGCTGGCTTGCCAATTACTACTAATGGATTAGAGCCACACTCTCCAACTTTATCCCCGGCATTCTTATCTCCTACGGATACCTCGACTCCAAGGTCATCTATGACACCACGAAAAGGATCTCTAGTCCGTCCTGGAAGTTCAGATACATCGGGTCAGGTGAGCGACGATGGAACAGCGTCACTACTAGGCGCTACTTCTATTGAATCAGGGGACACTATTCGTGGTATTCGTCATAAGTCTTCTGCTATGACTCTGATGAATCGTAAGGAGTCAGGGAAAAGCGTTCCCGAGACAAGTACTACCTCAACAAATGCTTTCGGCAAGGTTGAGGGACCCTTCTCACAACCTCCTCCTCAATCTTTGTCAATTAATTTGGCAAAAGATCAAAATGCCTCTACGAACAACGAAATACGATTCAGAGCCGCTCATACCTATTCAGGCAATGATCCAAACATACTCAAAATGCTGGACGCAATGTATGTGGATAATTACCCCAATGACATTGCCGAATTCGGACCTATGATTGCTCCTTCGAGTCGACGCCGAGCTATTAATAAGAATAGTAATCAAGCCGGTGATAAACCATGGAGACCCGAGGGTAGTCTTGTGGCTACTTTTGCTGAGCATATCGGACCAATACATCATATTGCTGTTGCTCCGGATCATGTATTTTTCCTCACAGGTGGAGATGATGGCTGTGTAAAAGTTTGGGATACTGGTAGACTTGAACGAAATATCGCTCATCGATCCAGACAAACGCACAAACATGCAGATGGTGCCAAGGTTACTGCTTTATGCTTTGTGGAACATACGCATTCGTTTGTGAGCTGTGGAAGTGACGGCAGCATCAACGTAGTCAAGGTTGATTTCGTCCAAAGCGGCGGTGTAGGAAGATATAGTAAACTTCGCCTCTTGCGTGAATATAAACTACCGAAAGACGAATTCGCTATATGGGCAGAACACTTTAAATTGGAGACGAATTCGATTTTACTTATCGCTACGAATCGTTCAAGAGTATTGGCTATTGATCTAAGAGCCATGACAATTCTCTATGTTCTCGAAAACCCTGTTCACCATGGCACTCCAACATGTTTCTGTGTCGATAAGAAACGTAATTGGTTATTGCTAGGAACTTCACATGGCATCTTGGATCTATGGGATTTACGTTTCAAGGTCCGTTTGAAGGCTTGGGGTGTACCGGGATCCACATCTATTTACAGAATTCGAATCCACCCTACTAGAGGTCGAGGTAGATGGGTGTGTGTTGCTGGTGGTAGTGGACAAGGAGAAATTACTGTCTGGGATGTTGAAAAGACACAATGCCGAGAAGTGTATCGATCTGGATCAAGTCGAGAGGCGCCAAAGAATTATGAACCTTGGCCCGTTGATGAAGACCGCCCAGAAGGTATGCTCGGTCGTTTTGCAGGGGCCCTCGAACCAACAGCCAGTGTCCCAAATTACGGAATTCGTGCTATGATTGCTGGCACTGATGCTAATGATGACAATCGTGATGGCAAATATGGTTTTGTTATTACTGGTGGTTCAGACCGTAAGATTCGATTCTGGGATTTATCACGCGTAGAAAGTTCAATGGTTTTGAGTGGTCTTGAGACTGATGAGCTCAAACCATCATACACTTCCTCACATCCCACACCAATACTTACATTGAACCACGAGCGAGTACCTAGACAGGCTCCAACGGCTCCCAATGCTGGGACAAGAGATAAAGGCAATGATGGAGGTAGACCTGAAGCAAGCAgtagaggaaatggaaaggcgCCAAGGAGTACGATTATTTCATTACAAGGGCATCAATTATTGAGGGCGCATTTGGATTCAATTTTGGACGTGGCGTTGTTAGAGAGTCCCTATGGAATGGTGGTTAGTGTTGATAGAGGAGGAGTAATCTTTGTCTTCCAGTGA
- the Bclea1 gene encoding Bclea1, whose amino-acid sequence MRLTADLIQSSLSYLNPLKERELDLRGHKIPAVENLGVAGPHDAIDFTDNDIQLLSNFPLSPRLRTLLLARNRVSSISPTLANSLPNLTTLVLTSNNVAELADLDGLAGCARLTSLVLMENPVTRKEHYREWILFRCPNVRFLDYKKVKAVERERARELFGTFAEPSALASKIMGIKSHTFDTSSVTNGASTSSNSKSYRVKLTDSERKKVEELIKNAKSLQEIIKLEKELNEGRIPAAAQGDDPMEE is encoded by the exons atgcGTCTCACGGCCGACTTAATCCAATCCTCCCTTTCCTATCTCAATCCGCTCAAGGAACGCGAATTAGATCTCCGAG GTCATAAGATTCCGGCGGTGGAAAATTTGGGGGTTGCGGGG CCACACGACGCAATCGATTTCACAGACAATGATATCCAACTACTCAGCAACTTCCCACTCAGCCCTCGTCTAAGGACGCTTCTCCTAGCTCGCAATCGCGTCTCGAGTATCTCACCTACGTTGGCGAATTCATTACCAAACTTGACCACGTTGGTTTTGACGAGTAATAATGTAGCTGAGTTGGCGGACTTGGATGGATTGGCTGGGTGTGCGAGATTGACGAgtttggttttgatggagaatccGGTGACTAGGAAGGAG CATTACAGAGAATGGATTCTCTTCCGATGTCCCAATGTACGATTTCTGGATTACAAGAAAGTTAAAGCtgtagagagagaaagagctCGAGAGTTATTCGGTACATTTGCAGAACCATCTGCTCTTGCATCAAAG ATCATGGGCATTAAATCTCACACATTCGATACATCCAGCGTCACCAATGGCGCATCCACATCCTCTAATTCCAAGTCCTACCGCGTCAAGCTTACCGATTCCGAACGAAAGAAGGTCGAGGAATTAATCAAGAATGCAAAGAGTTTGCAggagattattaaattagagaaggaattgaatgaaGGAAGGATTCCAGCGGCTGCGCAAGGCGATGACCCAATGGAAGAATAA
- the Bcvma8 gene encoding Bcvma8 has translation MSGAGNREAVFPTRQSLGLMKSKLKGAQTGHDLLKRKSEALTKRFREITRRIDEAKRKMGRVMQIAAFSLAEVTYAVGGDIGYQVQESAKSARFRVRTKQENVSGVFLPAFESYTTEGNNDFGLTGLGKGGQQVQRCRETYARAVETLVELASLQTAFVILDEVIKVVNRRVNAIEHVIIPRTENTIKYINSELDELDREEFFRLKKVQNKKQRDTAAQDAEMKAKKEAAAEKEKAGGSDKENSSHTGDILGDEEDADVIF, from the exons ATGTCTGGAGCCGGG AATCGAGAAGCTGTCTTCCCAACACGACAGTCCTTGGGATTGATGAAATCGAAGTTGAAGGGAGCGCAAACTGGtcatgatttattaaagagaAAGAGTGAAGCTTTAACTAA GCGTTTCCGAG AAATCACCCGCCGAATCGATGAAGCCAAACGAAAGATGGGTCGCGTAATGCAGATAGCCGCCTTTTCTCTAGCAGAAGTAACCTATGCGGTAGGAGGAGATATTGGTTACCAAGTACAAGAATCCGCAAAATCGGCACGATTCCGTGTACGGACGAAGCAAGAGAATGTATCGGGTGTATTCCTACCGGCTTTTGAAAGCTATACAACCGAAGGCAATAATGATTTTGGCTTGACGGGCTTAGGAAAGGGTGGTCAACAGGTACAGAGATGTAGAGAGACTTATGCGAGAGCGGTAGAGACATTGGTAGAATTAGCCAGTTTACAG ACTGcttttgttattttggaTGAGGTTATCAAGGTTGTGAACAGGAGAG TAAACGCAAT TGAACATGTGATTATTCCACGCACAGAGAACAccatcaaatatatcaactCAGAGCTCGATGAATTGGACAGAGAAGAATTCTTTCGATTGAAGAAGGTCCAAAATAAAAAGCAGAGAGACACAGCTGCTCAAGATGCCGAGATGAAGGCCAAGAAAGAAGCAGCagcagagaaggagaaggccGGTGGTAGTGATAAGGAGAATTCGTCTCATACCGGAGATATTCTAGGTGACGAGGAAGATGCGGACGTCATTTTCTGA
- the Bcsyf1 gene encoding Bcsyf1, whose protein sequence is MPGELLPIMAAPSVPEIKSALTLSIRGKPDLYLISEEDTIYEQDILRDPGSTKPWLAYIEFKFQHGTKLEQAFVLERACLQLPRSYKLWKMYLTLRMKHLGKLNPAAFASEYAKVNALYERALILLNKMPKIWEMYLQFLLLQPLVTLTRRTFDRALRALPITQHNRIWALYRPFANSASGSTAVKIWRRYMQIHPEDAEDFIELLIEMKLYTEAVKKYMDILNNPKFRSKHGKGHYQLWSEMVDLLVEHAKEVETGDEIGIDVEKIIRSGIERFADQRGKLWSGLATYWITRGSFERARDVFEEGITTVMTVRDFTLIFDSYAEFEESITGVLMEAAAVRSEKGIVDENADFDLDIRMMRFEQLMDRRPFLLNDVLLRQNPSNVPEWMKRISLWGDNKVEVVKAYTDAIAAIQPKKAVGQFHELWSNYAKFYEEGGDLRNARVIFEKAVKVPFKSVAELADTWIEWAEMELRNENFDEAVKIMAKAVQAPKRSNVDYFDETLSPQQRVHKSWKLWSFYVDLVESVSTLEETKKIYERIFELRIATPQTVVNYANLMEENKYFEESFKVYERGLDLFSYPVAFELWNLYLTKAVDRKIGIERLRDLFEQAVEGCPPRFAKVLYLMYGNLEEERGLARHAMRIYERATRAVSDEDRADMFNFYITKSASNFGLPSTRPIYERAIAALPDKDARDMCLKFADMEKRLGEIDRARAIYGHASQFCDPRTSPTFWSKWESFEVQHGNEDTFKEMLRIKRSVQAQYNTDVNFIASQALARSQAKPDEDGEEAADAMAALEREARAPVGFVPASTGPQGGNIKQPAIVVTENPDAIELDGMDDD, encoded by the exons ATGCCTGGAGAGTTGCTCCCTATAATGGCTGCTCCCAGCGTCCCCGAAATAAAATCCGCCTTAACCTTATCGATTCGAGGAAAGCCAGATTTGTATCTTATT TCTGAAGAAGATACCATCTATGAACAGGATATCCTGCGCGACCCGGGCAGTACGAAGCCTTGGTTGGCATACATCGAGTTCAAATTTCAGCATGGCACAAAACTTGAGCAAGCCTTCGTTTTGGAACGAGCTTGTTTACAATTACCCAGATCTTACAAGTTATGGAAAATG TACCTTACATTACGAATGAAGCATTTGGGAAAGTTAAATCCTGCTGCTTTTGCCTCCGAATATGCCAAAGTCAACGCGCTTTACGAGAGAGCCTTGATCCTTCTGAATAAGATGCCGAAAATCTGGGAGATGTACCTTCAATTTTTGCTACTCCAACCCCTCGTTACCCTCACGCGCCGAACTTTCGATCGAGCACTTCGAGCTTTACCCATTACACAACATAATAGAATATGGGCCCTTTACCGTCCTTTCGCGAATTCCGCGTCCGGTTCTACAGCTGTCAAGATATGGCGACGTTACATGCAGATCCATCCGGAGGATGCCGAGGATTTTATTGAACTTTTAATTGAGATGAAACTTTACACGGAAGCCGTCAAGAAATATATGGATATACTCAATAACCCAAAGTTCCGGAGCAAACATGGAAAGGGCCATTATCAACTATGGAGTGAGATGGTAGATCTTCTGGTGGAGCATGCCAAGGAAGTTGAAACTGGAGATGAAATCGGAATTGATGTCGAGAAAATCATTCGAAGTGGCATTGAAAGATTTGCGGATCAGAGAGGAAAATTATGGTCTGGATTAGCAACATACTGGATCACTCGGGGCAGTTTTGAACGGGCACGAGATGTATTTGAAGAGGGAATCACTACAGTCATGACCGTTCGGGATTTCACATTGATATTCGATTCTTATGCCGAATTCGAAGAATCGATTACTGGAGTCCTAATGGAAGCCGCTGCAGTTCGATCCGAGAAGGGTATTGTGGATGAAAATGCAGACTTTGATTTGGATATTCGAATGATGAGATTCGAGCAACTTATGGATCGCCGACCATTCTTACTGAACGACGTATTACTACGACAAAATCCCAGCAATGTACCTGAATGGATGAAACGTATTTCTCTGTGGGGGGACAACAAAGTTGAAGTGGTTAAAGCATACACAGACGCGATTGCTGCTATTCAGCCGAAGAAAGCCGTTGGACAGTTCCACGAGTTATGGTCAAATTACGCCAAGTTCTACGAGGAGGGTGGGGATTTACGTAACGCTCGAGTTATCTTCGAAAAAGCAGTGAAAGTACCTTTCAAATCTGTGGCCGAACTTGCTGATACTTGGATTGAATGGGCGGAGATGGAATTAAGAAACGAGAACTTCGATGAAGCTGTAAAAATTATGGCAAAGGCAGTCCAGGCACCGAAGCGATCTAATGTTGATTATTTCGACGAGACTCTTTCACCTCAACAAAGAGTTCACAAGAGCTGGAAGCTGTGGAGTTTCTATGTAGACTTGGTAGAGAGTGTTAGCACATTGGAAGAGACTAAGAAGATATACGAACGAATATTCGAACTTCGAATTGCAACACCACAAACTGTTGTCAATTACGCCAATTTAATGGAAGAGAacaaatattttgaagaatccTTCAAAGTCTACGAGAGAGGACTTGATCTATTCAGTTATCCGGTAGCATTCGAACTCTGGAATTTATACTTGACCAAGGCAGTTGATAGAAAAATTGGTATCGAACGTCTTCGAGATTTATTCGAGCAAGCAGTCGAGGGATGTCCTCCTAGGTTTGCCAAAGTATTGTATCTTATGTATGGAAATCTCGAGGAGGAGCGGGGTCTAGCAAGGCACGCGATGAGAATTTACGAAAGAGCAACTCGGGCTGTCTCTGATGAGGATCGCGCAGATATGTTCAACTTTTATATCACCAAGTCGGCTTCCAATTTCGGTTTGCCTTCGACACGACCAATTTATGAAAGAGCTATTGCGGCACTACCAGACAAAGATGCTAGAGATATGTGTTTAAAATTCGCCGATATGGAGAAACGATTGGGCGAGATCGATCGTGCAAGGGCGATTTACGGACACGCATCACAATTCTGCGATCCTCGAACAAGTCCAACATTTTGGTCGAAATGGGAATCTTTTGAGGTTCAACATGGAAACGAAGATACATTCAAAGAGATGCTTCGTATCAAGAGAAGTGTTCAAGCACAATATAATACTGATGTCAATTTCATTGCTTCTCAAGCTCTTGCTCGAAGTCAAGCAAAACctgatgaggatggagaagaggctGCGGATGCAATGGCAGCATTAGAACGCGAGGCAAGAGCTCCTGTTGGATTCGTACCAGCAAGCACAGGTCCTCAAGGTGGAAATATTAAGCAGCCAGCAATAGTTGTTACTGAAAATCCTGACGCTATCGAATTAGATGGTATGGACGACGATTGA